The following are encoded in a window of Thiohalobacter sp. IOR34 genomic DNA:
- a CDS encoding flagellar hook-length control protein FliK, with amino-acid sequence MPDMMLPQTPPQSVPASSAQSRPDAAAEALPGEVAEGTATPAKDSFSQVLDGQLREEPSNAAEGTTLPEDGKDLPEVLEAGEQRLLELAEAAQAETETLPVDGLPPGVPSLPLAVNETLADAEKTGRQAAARQSRAARPADGLLPLAAQAAEAADSRPLASAEHLPRPPLDVLQQRLQEVLHASRGTPQEGLRQTPLPADRPQTPDLLAVALPSAQPAAPAPTASAPLQSPPSATLAVPLQQPGWDEALGERVLWMTGQKLQAAEIKLNPPQLGPIEVRIQMHQDQAQVSFTAHHAVVRDALEAAIPRLREMLGDSGLQLLDVNISEHSFAEQRQAAGDTDGESSAGWAGEAAEEVDSAQETLLPRHAGAAGRVDLFA; translated from the coding sequence ATGCCTGACATGATGTTGCCGCAGACGCCGCCCCAATCCGTTCCCGCTTCGTCGGCCCAGAGCCGGCCGGATGCCGCAGCCGAGGCGCTGCCTGGCGAGGTGGCCGAGGGAACAGCTACCCCGGCCAAGGACAGTTTCTCCCAGGTACTGGATGGTCAGTTGCGGGAGGAGCCCTCCAACGCAGCGGAGGGGACGACCTTGCCGGAGGACGGCAAGGACTTGCCGGAGGTACTGGAAGCTGGCGAGCAGCGCCTGCTGGAACTGGCCGAGGCGGCCCAGGCAGAGACGGAGACCCTGCCCGTCGATGGTTTGCCACCGGGCGTGCCCTCCCTGCCGTTGGCGGTGAACGAGACCCTGGCCGACGCGGAGAAGACGGGGCGACAGGCCGCGGCGCGCCAGTCTCGCGCTGCGCGGCCGGCGGATGGCCTGTTGCCCTTGGCTGCCCAGGCGGCGGAAGCGGCCGACAGCCGTCCCCTGGCGAGCGCCGAGCATCTTCCCCGGCCGCCGCTGGATGTCCTGCAGCAGCGTCTCCAGGAGGTTCTGCATGCCAGCCGCGGTACGCCGCAGGAGGGGCTTCGCCAGACGCCGCTGCCGGCCGACCGGCCGCAGACGCCGGATCTGCTGGCCGTGGCGCTGCCCTCGGCGCAGCCCGCCGCTCCCGCCCCGACGGCATCTGCGCCGCTGCAGTCGCCGCCGTCTGCCACCCTTGCCGTGCCGCTGCAGCAGCCGGGCTGGGACGAGGCGCTGGGCGAACGGGTGCTGTGGATGACCGGTCAGAAGCTGCAGGCAGCCGAGATCAAGCTCAATCCGCCCCAGCTCGGTCCCATCGAGGTGCGCATCCAGATGCATCAGGACCAGGCCCAGGTCAGCTTTACCGCCCACCATGCCGTGGTCCGCGATGCCCTGGAGGCGGCCATCCCGCGGCTGCGTGAGATGCTGGGCGACAGCGGCCTGCAACTGCTCGACGTGAACATCTCCGAACACTCCTTCGCCGAGCAGCGCCAGGCGGCCGGCGATACCGACGGGGAGTCCAGCGCTGGCTGGGCGGGGGAGGCTGCGGAGGAGGTGGACAGTGCGCAGGAAACCCTCCTGCCCAGGCATGCAGGTGCCGCCGGCCGGGTGGATCTGTTCGCCTGA
- the fliJ gene encoding flagellar export protein FliJ, whose amino-acid sequence MSRSRRMRPVVEVADRREQQAARILGEARRRLQEEEAKLAQLIEYHADYARRLEAGSGASLSAARLQDFRLFLDRLAQAIRQQRERIERQRLDCEEKRLAWLATRSRSQALDKVVERYQREEQKAAARREQRESDEQAQHGSRRRKPR is encoded by the coding sequence ATGAGCCGCTCGCGGCGCATGCGCCCGGTGGTCGAGGTGGCCGACCGGCGTGAACAGCAGGCGGCACGCATCCTCGGCGAGGCCCGGCGGCGGCTGCAGGAGGAGGAAGCCAAGCTGGCCCAGCTGATCGAGTACCACGCGGACTATGCCCGCCGTCTCGAGGCCGGCAGCGGCGCCAGCCTCAGCGCCGCGCGGTTGCAGGACTTCCGCCTCTTCCTCGACCGTCTGGCCCAGGCGATCCGCCAGCAGCGTGAGCGGATCGAACGGCAGCGTCTCGACTGCGAGGAAAAGCGTCTGGCCTGGCTGGCGACGCGCAGCCGCAGCCAGGCGCTGGACAAGGTGGTGGAACGCTATCAGCGCGAGGAGCAAAAGGCCGCGGCGCGCCGGGAACAGCGCGAAAGCGACGAGCAGGCGCAGCACGGCAGCCGGCGCCGCAAGCCGCGCTGA